The Solibacillus daqui genome has a segment encoding these proteins:
- the epsC gene encoding serine O-acetyltransferase EpsC, with translation MFKRIKEDIENIFENDPAARSVFEVVFTYSGLHAIWSHRIAHCFFKRKFFFVARAISQISRFFTGIEIHPGAKIGRRFFIDHGMGVVIGETCEIGNDVTLYQGVTLGGTGKEKGKRHPTLEDGVLVATGAKVLGSITIGVNSKIGAGSVVLKEVPPNATVVGIPGKVVMIDGVRTEAKKFDHQNIPDPVGDRCDSLEKTLEQLQQQIANLKKER, from the coding sequence ATGTTTAAACGAATAAAGGAAGATATCGAAAATATTTTTGAAAATGACCCGGCAGCACGTAGCGTATTTGAAGTTGTATTTACGTATTCGGGCTTACATGCTATTTGGTCACATCGCATTGCGCATTGTTTTTTCAAACGTAAATTTTTCTTTGTTGCACGTGCCATTTCTCAAATTAGTCGATTCTTTACCGGTATCGAAATTCACCCAGGTGCAAAAATTGGGCGCCGATTTTTCATTGACCACGGTATGGGAGTCGTGATTGGTGAAACATGTGAAATCGGCAATGATGTTACGCTCTATCAAGGAGTGACACTTGGTGGTACGGGTAAGGAAAAGGGGAAACGTCACCCAACGTTAGAAGACGGGGTATTAGTTGCGACGGGAGCGAAAGTACTTGGCTCGATTACTATTGGTGTAAACAGTAAAATTGGCGCGGGCTCAGTTGTCTTAAAAGAAGTGCCGCCAAATGCAACTGTTGTTGGGATTCCGGGTAAGGTCGTTATGATTGACGGCGTTCGTACAGAAGCAAAAAAGTTCGATCACCAAAACATTCCCGACCCAGTCGGCGATCGCTGTGATTCATTAGAAAAAACACTTGAACAATTACAGCAACAGATTGCAAACTTAAAAAAGGAGCGATGA
- the ispD gene encoding 2-C-methyl-D-erythritol 4-phosphate cytidylyltransferase, with protein sequence MRYEVVLPAAGSGKRMGAGQNKLFLTLVDKPILVHTLLVFEGDENCTGIWLAVKDEERAFVQSLLANYNITKVKGLPTGGAERQHSVHSCIKEMQAVEVVLVHDAARPFITLSTITELTNVAYRKGAAIAGVRAKDTMKVVEHGLIKETVDRESLWMIQTPQAFRFDLLAQAEDVAEKVGFLGTDEAMLVERLGHDIHIVESSYENVKMTTQEDLIFGEAILNRREQII encoded by the coding sequence TTGCGTTATGAAGTCGTTTTGCCAGCAGCAGGAAGCGGAAAGCGTATGGGTGCCGGGCAAAATAAATTATTTTTAACATTAGTCGACAAGCCCATTTTAGTGCACACATTACTTGTCTTTGAAGGTGATGAAAACTGCACAGGTATTTGGCTTGCGGTAAAAGATGAAGAGCGAGCGTTTGTTCAGTCATTGTTAGCAAATTATAATATTACAAAAGTAAAAGGCTTACCTACTGGTGGAGCAGAACGTCAGCATTCGGTACATTCGTGTATCAAGGAAATGCAAGCAGTTGAAGTGGTGCTTGTCCATGATGCTGCACGTCCGTTTATTACATTATCAACGATTACGGAACTGACAAATGTCGCCTATCGTAAAGGTGCGGCTATTGCCGGTGTACGTGCTAAAGATACGATGAAAGTCGTTGAACATGGTTTGATTAAAGAAACGGTAGATCGTGAATCGCTTTGGATGATTCAAACACCACAAGCATTCCGATTTGATTTGTTAGCCCAAGCAGAAGATGTTGCTGAGAAGGTTGGCTTTTTAGGAACGGATGAGGCGATGCTTGTGGAACGATTAGGGCATGATATTCATATTGTTGAAAGCAGCTACGAGAACGTCAAAATGACCACGCAGGAAGATTTAATTTTCGGTGAGGCTATTTTAAATCGTCGAGAGCAAATCATTTAA
- the ispF gene encoding 2-C-methyl-D-erythritol 2,4-cyclodiphosphate synthase, with product MFRIGQGFDVHEFAEGRPLILGGITIPHERGLLGHSDADVLLHTVTDAALGAIGEGDIGRHFPDTDPEWKDADSAKLLSYIWKMVEERGYKLGNVDCTIMAQRPKMAPYISLMQNRIAELLNAEPSQVNVKATTTEKLGFVGREEGISAMATILLVKA from the coding sequence ATGTTTCGAATTGGGCAAGGTTTTGACGTTCACGAATTTGCAGAAGGACGTCCATTAATTTTAGGCGGTATTACCATTCCACATGAGCGTGGATTATTAGGGCATTCAGATGCAGATGTATTACTACACACAGTAACAGACGCAGCACTAGGCGCAATCGGTGAAGGTGATATCGGACGTCATTTCCCAGATACAGATCCAGAATGGAAAGATGCAGATTCAGCGAAATTACTATCGTATATTTGGAAAATGGTCGAAGAGCGCGGCTATAAATTAGGTAATGTAGACTGCACAATTATGGCGCAACGCCCGAAAATGGCACCGTATATTTCGCTAATGCAAAATCGAATTGCCGAGCTATTAAACGCCGAGCCATCACAAGTAAATGTGAAGGCAACAACGACAGAAAAGCTAGGCTTCGTTGGTCGCGAAGAAGGTATCTCAGCGATGGCAACAATTTTATTAGTAAAAGCATAA
- the gltX gene encoding glutamate--tRNA ligase produces MTKPVRVRYAPSPTGFLHIGGARTALFNYLYAKHHGGTFVVRIEDTDIERNVEGGEASQLDNLRWLGITPDESIDIGGPYAPYRQMERLDIYKEHADKLLAEGKAYKCFCSSEELEASREAQKAQGVAAPTYDGKCRHLTAEEVAQKEAAGNAHTIRMRVPEGVTYNFTDLVRGDVSFESKDIGDWVLVKANGIPTYNYAVVLDDHFMEISHVFRGEEHLSNTPKQMMIFDAFGWEYPRFGHMTLIVNEDRKKLSKRDESIIQFVTQYKDLGYLPEAMFNFFGLLGWSPEGEEEIFSHDEFVKLFDEKRLSKSPSMFDKTKLTWMNNQYIKKLSREEVVALALPHLQKAGLLPEELSTEQQAWASDLIGLYHEQMSFGAEIVELTSLFFTEEISYDEEAKEVLAGETVPTVMAAFKTQLESLELFDAGSIKAAIKAVQKETGVKGKNLFMPIRVVTTGQTHGPELPDAIALIGKEKAIVRVEKFSN; encoded by the coding sequence ATGACGAAACCAGTTCGCGTTCGTTATGCACCATCGCCAACAGGATTTTTACACATCGGTGGCGCACGTACAGCTTTATTCAACTATTTATATGCAAAACATCATGGTGGTACTTTCGTAGTACGTATTGAAGATACAGATATCGAACGTAACGTAGAGGGCGGCGAAGCTTCTCAGTTAGATAACTTGCGTTGGCTAGGTATTACACCAGATGAGTCTATTGATATCGGTGGTCCATACGCGCCATACCGACAAATGGAGCGTTTAGATATTTATAAAGAACACGCTGACAAATTATTAGCAGAAGGCAAAGCATACAAATGTTTCTGTTCTTCTGAAGAATTAGAAGCATCTCGTGAAGCGCAAAAAGCACAGGGCGTAGCTGCACCAACTTATGATGGTAAATGTCGTCACTTAACTGCAGAAGAAGTAGCCCAAAAAGAGGCTGCTGGTAATGCTCATACAATTCGTATGCGTGTTCCAGAAGGCGTTACGTATAATTTCACTGACTTAGTTCGTGGGGATGTATCATTCGAATCGAAAGATATTGGAGATTGGGTATTAGTAAAAGCTAACGGTATTCCAACTTACAACTATGCTGTGGTATTAGACGATCACTTCATGGAAATTTCACATGTATTCCGTGGGGAAGAGCATTTATCAAACACGCCAAAACAAATGATGATTTTTGATGCTTTTGGCTGGGAGTATCCACGCTTCGGTCATATGACATTAATCGTTAATGAAGACCGCAAAAAATTATCAAAACGTGATGAGTCGATTATCCAATTCGTTACGCAATACAAAGACCTTGGTTACTTACCAGAAGCAATGTTTAACTTCTTCGGGTTACTTGGTTGGTCTCCAGAAGGTGAAGAAGAAATCTTCTCACATGATGAGTTTGTCAAATTATTCGATGAAAAACGTTTATCAAAATCACCATCAATGTTTGATAAAACAAAGCTTACTTGGATGAATAACCAATACATCAAAAAGTTATCACGTGAAGAGGTAGTGGCGTTAGCGTTACCACACTTACAAAAAGCTGGACTTTTACCGGAAGAATTATCTACAGAACAACAAGCTTGGGCGTCTGACTTAATCGGTCTTTACCATGAGCAAATGAGCTTCGGTGCAGAAATCGTTGAGTTAACGAGCCTATTCTTCACAGAAGAAATTTCATATGATGAAGAAGCAAAAGAAGTTTTAGCTGGTGAAACAGTACCAACAGTAATGGCTGCATTTAAAACGCAATTAGAATCTCTTGAATTATTTGACGCAGGTTCAATTAAAGCTGCAATTAAAGCTGTGCAAAAAGAAACGGGCGTAAAAGGTAAAAACTTATTCATGCCGATCCGTGTTGTGACTACAGGTCAAACACATGGTCCGGAATTACCAGATGCCATTGCCTTAATTGGTAAGGAAAAAGCGATTGTACGTGTAGAGAAATTTTCTAATTAA